A region from the Candidatus Electrothrix scaldis genome encodes:
- a CDS encoding DEAD/DEAH box helicase has product MKLINLLPNTYRAFYGTFRQLHPIQQQAVEPILAHKDLILQSATGSGKTEAVLAPCLERVISSGANEAVLYIVPTRALAADMYRRFKAIITERLGLGFAVRTGDLKLRGGGSPALLLTTPESLDVMLGSSNQDLRGFLARVRIVIIDEAHSFIHQYRGQQLVYLLQRLERRISQRVQRIALSATLADPEEVGRFLGCSPDTVFLADTVSRDIVPRLVHLHHDEQELTGFLDDLYQEWEYRKILLFANSRGRCDKTFKLLNHSRSFCGRVHLHYSNLTSKQRQQVERSFRKQDRSICIATSTLELGIDVGDVDAVILFEPPDSVAAFLQRIGRANRRQKAIHFWGICRGEQAGQQALRFLALLKLARQGQVEAALPKSFPSVLSQQIISCLYEKKRLSLAAVQNLFADTDADTDKEEAGTWIESIFQSLLKKQWLRKDKVEGLYTGGWRYWDALTEYQIWSNFPETEIEYKLDVAGEPVADIPQTIVKQLDPGDKVLLAGRPLRILWISTKADKRIFAEPTQERLDDKELLWLGMGCHVSLETAQAMRAVLKSTDSADNVAAVGLFSRTRKLIRQQLTQDARAVLLANGIEVVRAGTGSFQYRTYLGSVGNMLLAWSVKEYLAAQSEDVEVDSDEIGLVCSQWIPFEKLRLPLQRDDFTAWVKRHCKQLRAMFPLNAFCATLPTEILRHELVDCIFDQRLIAFFQQYKDSSSEIVEGDPRNLEFHPEQAEEQVPTVFEAQSQPLLALEKERHGDAEAAAPVFITGKEVRYQNRPLTGTMIGEYFRHHQCDRQFCASFLRPEDQPPRQSPLDDEYASLRLARGLAFEQEIMDELAGFKEQFHSISKEDQDGRLCSLEARCAETREYLHRICEQKDITGKLYLAQGVFILPAILSPVPEFFSPAGTEQTGVNVDGVGIPDLIRIAVEEPNIILEVGDIKSVAKPRYHQKWQVAFYVFLLKTFLEQERLDTKGVQVADSGFLLIRSPLDDKPQRHTFALQPYLASLPALLRNFAHCLSHPPDQAGWQVQAHCLTCPYFSSCYQQALHEEDIQFIPRLSKGALEKMRGLGLRNIEEASAWFADDRRGESLCSPLPSYSGYRRGTARRAPTTMNTDFSPAQREGLHNAVMALQENKIILTQQRTELFPAQITTCFFVHLLNDPVTMLPKALGLGVGQHGQGAEDLQIFTWVVGDKAAQAERQKTWQDVWRDFSVCFLDLWQEAVERQGRPHIFFFGAGIRQGLDDWAAMMADKPLRNLFRRNLDPSWTDLEQVLHKHFALPVPATLTLYDLACVLGLRDTACHVPTLPTPESLVHFDPLPDTVGANPCVRPDLSGRHRGLPLQAEEHLAAVLHLDRQIQLWIASHLNSDWTRETWDNPADPAQFGLSKGLAYQHFLETEQAVQEKDIRDVQDLSLAERVERFRALGPLHFTGTGLDDEGRFLYLFEVIEESDGAGTKGSKFRQGDFLKLVPQGVKDLQSGMPVIVDSYEPQQGSVALSSRQRGTLQLQKKMSYSLEEDADDWTTPKLIKVVQSVYSDKIHHPLVDLFDGAWDFAQPSDWQEWVQEWLHTEGKLAGLNAAQEQGLQMPFRHALSLIQGPPGTGKTNLLGWILIALVRHAQARDEPLRIAVSALTHQAIDQVLSKVVKLVNQHDLPDFPGHCCKWGRWDGPDFDENSDEMQVEPLEAPEQVRRFSHLILGATGYGLTNLVEKNKTLPSKPFDWVIFDEASQVLLPQAMLSLVYGKGNFLFLGDVQQLPPVIRSAPLEQETVDFLDQQADDTHHTHGENLESEVRRSLLSLMLHRYPQQSVFLDLTYRMNTEICTFPSRTWYNSQLQPAPANAAARLSLKGRLGNDPLDRIIDPEKPVVLVRVDHRGCGQESIVEAEIMARLTHRLQNKYGLDKEQLALISPHRAQNNRISRRLAELLGNSDDLPLIDTVERIQGAEREVILFGFTCSDPDQVLSEFLNNPNRFNVAITRARHKLIVVGSETFFTAIAQNEESLRANVCFKEFFEGQPSVDGEDIVEEV; this is encoded by the coding sequence TTGAAGTTGATCAATCTCCTCCCCAACACCTATCGCGCCTTTTACGGCACGTTCCGGCAGCTGCATCCCATCCAGCAACAGGCTGTTGAACCGATCCTGGCGCATAAAGACCTTATTCTCCAATCCGCCACCGGTTCCGGAAAAACCGAGGCTGTGCTGGCCCCGTGTCTGGAGCGGGTCATCAGCTCCGGGGCCAATGAAGCCGTCCTCTATATTGTCCCCACCCGTGCCTTGGCCGCTGATATGTATCGGCGTTTCAAAGCAATTATCACCGAACGTCTGGGGCTTGGTTTTGCCGTTCGCACCGGTGATCTCAAACTGCGAGGCGGCGGCAGCCCGGCCCTGCTCCTTACCACGCCCGAGTCGCTGGATGTGATGCTGGGCAGCTCCAATCAGGATCTACGCGGTTTTCTTGCACGGGTGCGCATCGTGATTATTGACGAAGCCCACTCATTTATCCATCAATATCGTGGCCAACAACTGGTTTACCTGCTTCAACGTCTGGAGCGGCGTATCAGTCAAAGAGTACAAAGGATAGCCTTGTCCGCCACCCTTGCCGATCCCGAGGAGGTGGGCCGCTTTCTGGGCTGCTCCCCGGATACGGTATTCTTGGCTGACACGGTGAGTCGGGACATCGTGCCCAGACTGGTGCATCTGCACCATGATGAACAGGAGCTGACCGGCTTTCTGGATGATCTGTACCAAGAATGGGAGTATCGCAAAATTCTGCTCTTTGCCAACAGCCGGGGCCGGTGCGACAAGACCTTTAAGCTGTTGAATCACAGCCGTTCCTTTTGCGGCAGGGTTCATCTCCATTACTCCAACCTCACATCCAAACAGCGGCAACAGGTGGAACGCAGTTTCCGCAAGCAGGACAGATCAATCTGCATTGCCACCTCAACCCTGGAGCTGGGCATTGATGTGGGAGATGTGGATGCGGTCATTCTCTTTGAACCGCCGGATTCGGTTGCCGCCTTTCTGCAACGTATCGGTCGGGCCAATCGACGGCAAAAGGCCATTCATTTCTGGGGAATCTGTCGAGGCGAGCAGGCAGGACAGCAGGCATTGCGTTTTCTTGCCCTGCTGAAACTGGCTCGACAGGGGCAGGTGGAGGCGGCATTGCCCAAGAGCTTCCCCAGCGTACTCAGCCAGCAGATCATTTCCTGTTTGTATGAGAAAAAGCGTCTTTCTTTGGCAGCCGTACAGAATCTCTTTGCTGATACGGATGCTGATACGGATAAGGAGGAAGCAGGAACGTGGATTGAGAGCATTTTCCAATCGCTGCTCAAGAAACAATGGCTGCGCAAGGACAAAGTTGAGGGCTTATATACAGGAGGATGGCGATATTGGGATGCCTTGACAGAGTATCAAATCTGGTCCAATTTCCCGGAAACCGAGATTGAGTACAAGCTGGATGTGGCAGGCGAGCCTGTGGCTGATATTCCGCAGACCATTGTCAAACAGCTTGATCCCGGCGACAAGGTACTGCTTGCAGGGCGGCCTCTGCGTATCCTCTGGATCAGCACCAAGGCGGATAAACGAATTTTTGCCGAGCCCACGCAGGAGCGACTGGATGATAAAGAACTGCTCTGGCTCGGCATGGGCTGTCATGTCTCCCTGGAAACAGCGCAGGCCATGCGGGCAGTCCTTAAATCAACAGATTCTGCTGATAATGTGGCTGCTGTCGGACTTTTCTCCCGGACCCGAAAACTGATCCGCCAGCAGCTCACTCAGGATGCCAGGGCGGTCCTGCTTGCTAACGGCATTGAGGTGGTTCGGGCCGGAACAGGTTCTTTTCAATACCGCACCTATTTGGGATCAGTGGGAAATATGCTGCTGGCCTGGAGTGTAAAGGAATATCTTGCCGCACAATCAGAGGATGTTGAGGTGGATTCCGATGAGATCGGCCTGGTCTGTAGCCAATGGATTCCTTTTGAAAAATTGCGCCTGCCTTTGCAACGAGATGATTTCACAGCCTGGGTCAAACGTCATTGTAAGCAACTGCGGGCCATGTTCCCGCTCAATGCCTTTTGTGCGACCCTGCCGACGGAGATATTACGCCACGAACTCGTTGATTGCATCTTTGATCAGCGACTGATTGCTTTTTTTCAGCAATACAAAGACAGTTCCTCCGAGATCGTAGAGGGTGATCCGCGCAATCTTGAATTTCATCCTGAGCAGGCTGAAGAACAAGTGCCCACCGTTTTTGAGGCGCAGAGTCAACCATTATTGGCTTTGGAAAAGGAGCGGCATGGAGATGCTGAAGCTGCTGCCCCGGTCTTTATCACGGGCAAGGAGGTGCGCTATCAGAACAGGCCCTTGACCGGCACCATGATCGGTGAATATTTTCGCCACCACCAATGTGATCGTCAGTTCTGCGCTTCTTTTCTCCGGCCCGAGGATCAGCCGCCCCGACAAAGCCCGCTGGACGACGAGTATGCAAGCCTTCGTTTGGCACGGGGCCTGGCCTTTGAACAGGAGATTATGGATGAGCTTGCCGGATTCAAAGAGCAATTTCATAGTATCAGCAAAGAGGATCAGGATGGGAGACTTTGTTCTCTGGAGGCCCGTTGCGCAGAAACCAGAGAGTACCTGCACCGTATTTGTGAGCAAAAGGATATTACCGGAAAGCTCTATCTGGCCCAAGGCGTGTTTATCCTGCCTGCAATCCTGTCCCCTGTACCGGAATTTTTTAGCCCAGCCGGTACTGAGCAAACAGGTGTGAATGTGGATGGGGTCGGTATCCCGGATCTCATCCGTATTGCAGTTGAAGAACCAAATATCATCTTGGAAGTGGGCGACATCAAAAGCGTTGCCAAACCCCGTTATCATCAGAAATGGCAGGTGGCTTTTTATGTGTTTTTGCTCAAGACCTTTTTGGAGCAGGAGCGGCTTGATACAAAAGGCGTTCAGGTCGCAGACAGCGGCTTTCTTCTGATTCGCTCACCCCTTGATGACAAACCCCAACGGCACACCTTTGCTCTCCAGCCCTATCTGGCAAGCTTGCCCGCGCTTTTGCGCAATTTTGCCCACTGTCTCTCGCATCCTCCAGATCAGGCCGGGTGGCAAGTGCAGGCCCATTGCCTGACCTGTCCTTATTTTTCTTCCTGTTACCAGCAGGCCTTGCACGAGGAGGATATTCAGTTCATTCCCCGGCTCTCTAAGGGTGCTTTGGAGAAAATGCGGGGATTGGGATTGCGGAATATTGAGGAGGCATCGGCCTGGTTTGCCGATGATCGTAGGGGCGAATCCCTGTGTTCGCCCTTGCCCTCGTATAGCGGATACCGTAGGGGCACGGCGCGCCGTGCCCCTACAACAATGAACACCGATTTCAGCCCTGCGCAAAGAGAAGGTCTGCACAATGCTGTCATGGCCTTGCAGGAAAACAAAATCATTCTGACTCAGCAACGGACAGAACTTTTTCCGGCGCAGATTACAACCTGTTTTTTTGTGCATCTGCTCAATGATCCCGTGACCATGCTGCCCAAGGCTCTGGGCTTGGGAGTGGGGCAACATGGTCAGGGTGCTGAGGATTTGCAGATATTCACCTGGGTGGTCGGGGATAAAGCGGCGCAAGCAGAACGGCAAAAAACGTGGCAAGATGTTTGGCGTGATTTTTCCGTCTGTTTCCTTGATCTCTGGCAAGAGGCTGTTGAAAGGCAAGGCAGGCCGCATATCTTCTTTTTTGGTGCAGGAATCCGGCAGGGGCTTGATGACTGGGCAGCAATGATGGCGGATAAGCCGCTGCGCAATCTTTTTCGTCGTAACCTTGATCCCTCTTGGACCGATCTTGAACAGGTACTGCACAAGCATTTTGCCCTGCCCGTTCCCGCCACCCTCACCTTGTATGATTTGGCCTGCGTTTTGGGTTTAAGGGACACGGCATGCCATGTCCCTACTTTACCGACACCGGAATCCCTTGTCCATTTTGACCCTTTGCCAGACACCGTAGGGGCAAATCCCTGTGTTCGCCCTGACCTATCGGGCAGGCACAGGGGCCTGCCCCTGCAAGCAGAGGAGCACCTTGCCGCAGTTCTGCACCTCGACAGGCAGATCCAACTATGGATCGCCTCCCATCTGAACAGTGATTGGACCAGGGAAACTTGGGATAATCCGGCTGATCCTGCGCAATTCGGGTTGAGCAAGGGGCTGGCCTATCAACATTTTCTAGAAACAGAACAGGCTGTGCAGGAAAAAGATATCAGAGACGTGCAGGATCTGTCTCTGGCCGAGCGGGTGGAGCGATTTCGGGCCTTGGGGCCGCTCCATTTTACCGGTACGGGCCTGGATGACGAAGGTCGTTTTCTCTACCTCTTTGAAGTAATTGAAGAGAGCGATGGAGCAGGAACGAAAGGTTCCAAATTTCGCCAAGGGGATTTTCTCAAGTTGGTTCCCCAAGGAGTAAAAGACCTGCAAAGCGGTATGCCCGTAATTGTGGACAGCTACGAGCCGCAACAAGGATCAGTCGCTCTCTCTTCACGGCAGCGAGGCACGCTCCAATTGCAGAAGAAGATGTCCTATTCGCTGGAAGAAGACGCAGATGATTGGACCACGCCCAAGCTCATCAAGGTGGTGCAAAGCGTTTATTCTGATAAGATTCATCATCCTTTGGTAGATTTGTTTGACGGAGCCTGGGATTTTGCCCAGCCTTCGGATTGGCAGGAATGGGTACAGGAATGGCTGCACACGGAAGGCAAGCTTGCCGGCTTGAATGCGGCACAAGAACAGGGGCTTCAAATGCCGTTTCGCCATGCCCTGAGCCTGATTCAGGGGCCGCCCGGCACGGGCAAGACCAATCTGCTGGGCTGGATTTTGATTGCGCTGGTCCGCCACGCCCAGGCAAGGGATGAGCCGCTCCGCATTGCTGTCAGCGCCTTGACCCATCAGGCCATTGATCAGGTACTCAGCAAGGTAGTCAAATTGGTCAACCAACATGACTTACCTGACTTTCCGGGACACTGTTGCAAATGGGGTCGGTGGGACGGGCCGGACTTTGATGAAAACAGTGACGAAATGCAGGTGGAACCGCTGGAAGCCCCTGAGCAGGTGCGGCGTTTTTCTCACCTCATTCTCGGTGCCACCGGCTATGGTTTGACAAATCTTGTTGAGAAAAATAAAACCCTGCCGAGCAAACCCTTTGATTGGGTGATTTTTGATGAGGCATCACAGGTTCTGCTGCCGCAGGCCATGCTGAGTCTGGTGTACGGCAAGGGGAACTTTCTTTTTCTCGGCGATGTGCAGCAGTTGCCTCCGGTGATCCGTTCAGCTCCGCTTGAGCAGGAAACAGTTGACTTTCTTGATCAGCAAGCAGATGATACGCATCATACGCATGGTGAAAACCTGGAAAGCGAAGTCCGACGCTCCCTGCTCAGTCTTATGCTGCACCGCTACCCGCAACAGAGCGTGTTTCTGGATCTGACCTATCGGATGAATACGGAAATCTGCACCTTTCCCAGTCGCACCTGGTATAATTCCCAATTACAACCGGCCCCGGCAAATGCTGCTGCTCGCTTGTCGCTCAAGGGCAGGCTTGGCAACGATCCGCTGGACAGAATTATCGATCCGGAAAAACCGGTGGTCCTGGTCCGTGTCGATCATCGCGGCTGCGGCCAGGAATCCATCGTGGAGGCGGAAATCATGGCCCGCTTGACCCATCGCCTACAAAACAAGTATGGTCTGGACAAGGAACAACTGGCCCTGATCTCGCCCCATCGTGCCCAGAATAACCGGATAAGCCGCCGCTTGGCCGAACTGCTGGGCAATAGCGATGATTTGCCCCTGATTGATACCGTGGAACGCATCCAGGGCGCGGAACGCGAGGTGATCCTGTTCGGCTTCACCTGCTCAGACCCGGATCAGGTACTGAGCGAGTTTCTCAACAACCCCAATCGCTTCAACGTTGCCATCACCCGTGCCCGTCACAAACTCATTGTTGTGGGCAGCGAGACCTTTTTCACTGCCATCGCTCAGAACGAGGAGAGCCTGCGGGCCAATGTCTGTTTTAAGGAGTTTTTTGAGGGGCAGCCGTCTGTTGATGGGGAGGATATCGTTGAAGAAGTCTGA
- a CDS encoding type II toxin-antitoxin system VapB family antitoxin: MRTTLNIDDCLFQDVLSITKAKSKTEAVRTALTEFLRMKRKEKILAMRGRVDIRGSEKLREEEQREYEEIQQ; encoded by the coding sequence ATGCGAACAACATTGAATATTGATGATTGCCTGTTTCAGGACGTGTTGAGCATAACCAAGGCAAAAAGTAAAACAGAGGCCGTCCGAACTGCTTTGACAGAATTTTTACGAATGAAACGGAAAGAAAAGATACTGGCGATGCGGGGCAGGGTGGATATCAGGGGCTCGGAAAAATTGCGTGAGGAAGAACAAAGGGAATATGAGGAAATTCAGCAATGA
- a CDS encoding PIN domain-containing protein, whose amino-acid sequence MKVLIDTSAWIDFFRNTGGAAGDVVAELIQLDQAYLTGPVMAELLHGAKGKREMESLEAVFATIPILDVTGEDWLATGNTLQGLRKKGCTVPLTDVLIASVAQRNDMAMLTLDKHFEYLSVECVEILEGS is encoded by the coding sequence ATGAAAGTGCTCATTGATACGTCTGCCTGGATTGATTTTTTTCGGAACACCGGTGGAGCAGCCGGGGATGTGGTTGCAGAATTGATCCAGCTGGATCAGGCGTATTTAACAGGCCCTGTTATGGCGGAATTGCTGCATGGTGCCAAAGGGAAACGGGAGATGGAGAGTCTGGAGGCGGTTTTTGCGACAATTCCCATTCTGGATGTCACTGGAGAAGATTGGCTGGCTACGGGCAATACCCTTCAGGGTTTACGGAAAAAAGGTTGTACTGTACCGTTGACCGATGTCCTGATAGCTTCTGTTGCTCAGCGGAACGACATGGCTATGCTTACGTTGGATAAGCATTTTGAATATCTTTCGGTTGAGTGTGTGGAGATTTTGGAAGGGAGTTAG
- a CDS encoding S8 family serine peptidase, with protein sequence MNEIEILRFAADVAETERIEGLPPNILRFVLEYENAPTVTEERNKLAKIFSSSRFMLEYLDEELPQFLVLQFPGVERRLAPQTLFAIADDLASRLELVSCVPDIGVRHFIESPGDLAKEDAGGWLLNMTCWAKENDTLPKDWAIKSVLADQAWQLSKGDDVLVAHPDSGWAEHVELDGVFDLDKAFNVLEGSKDARDPLSEDMENAGHGISTASTLASRAAGSVYGAAPAAKVAPIRCLNSVVLKFDGTAVAKAIMHAVRIEADVISMSLGGAFYFPSIAAALNKAVKKGIIVVAAGGNCVQPIVVYPARDSNTIALAGVDINDRPWKGTSQGKQIDVCAPAENVFVARRGANDDTTTKVDAAQGTSYATAITAGVAALWISHFGRDAIRQEAARRQVTVNELFRAAIRETARPPKNGTLDPKKYGAGIVDAKSLLEVQLNDIPNVSSTLEAVPTEAADATLDDKVNAIFSAAVERGQIDFDWSRYGAESLFLAIDSWRRSDPQKSMILESPAKPSPSPGLKLQMPAILKSVLGEVEESPLIRPPVVGRKSTLNYVKALGARSPFGVESSSAISVEDAVRNIRRNNGREIIDKFKAALDKADSRGGGLEASNQRGIVAERAAGVLRKVVDNDIQSMDIDERVTMEALVRLTDRPSLRVDDGTIDPEDPLFGEWGGSLFGLPDLPAITSAVGRIDLDGQHVGTGFFVGPNKIMTNRHVLEAIADEVSSQAGSRWFFTRGIASIDFSDKADGSKRFQIRSVLAVGSQPIHDRVDFRKLDMAILEVETKPEFPTALGLLTSPEKHSEIFTLGYPARPATSTMFDPNTGSFSAEVSQRLSQIYNLDYGRKYLSPGVISIILGEVTDDPNEWAFAHDATTLAGNSGSCVIQMGAPIAVTGLHFAGTTLTANYAHSPAAIKERPDSILADISLNWV encoded by the coding sequence ATGAATGAGATCGAAATATTACGTTTTGCCGCAGATGTTGCTGAAACAGAGCGAATAGAGGGTTTGCCACCTAATATTTTACGATTTGTCCTAGAATATGAAAATGCACCCACTGTTACAGAAGAGCGCAATAAATTAGCAAAGATTTTTTCTAGCAGTCGATTCATGCTGGAATACCTTGATGAGGAGTTACCACAGTTTCTTGTGCTTCAATTTCCCGGCGTAGAACGCCGGCTTGCCCCCCAAACGCTGTTTGCTATCGCCGATGATCTGGCAAGTCGTCTTGAATTGGTATCCTGTGTGCCGGACATAGGGGTCCGCCATTTTATAGAGTCACCGGGTGATCTGGCCAAAGAAGATGCGGGCGGATGGCTTCTAAATATGACCTGCTGGGCAAAAGAAAATGATACGTTACCAAAAGACTGGGCGATAAAGAGTGTTCTTGCTGATCAGGCATGGCAGTTGTCGAAAGGGGATGATGTTCTCGTCGCGCACCCCGACTCAGGCTGGGCGGAACATGTCGAGCTGGACGGCGTCTTTGATCTCGATAAAGCCTTTAACGTACTGGAGGGGAGTAAAGATGCCCGTGATCCGCTCTCTGAAGATATGGAGAATGCAGGTCATGGTATCTCGACCGCTAGCACTCTCGCCAGCCGTGCAGCCGGTAGTGTATATGGTGCTGCACCAGCGGCAAAAGTTGCTCCCATTCGATGCCTTAATAGCGTGGTTTTAAAATTTGACGGCACGGCAGTGGCCAAAGCCATTATGCATGCTGTTCGAATTGAAGCAGATGTTATCAGTATGAGTTTGGGAGGGGCCTTCTATTTCCCCTCTATTGCAGCGGCCCTTAATAAGGCGGTCAAAAAAGGGATCATCGTGGTTGCAGCGGGAGGTAACTGTGTTCAGCCCATAGTGGTTTATCCGGCACGCGACTCCAACACGATTGCCCTTGCAGGGGTCGATATTAACGATAGGCCCTGGAAAGGTACCAGTCAAGGAAAACAGATTGATGTCTGTGCACCCGCAGAGAATGTCTTTGTGGCTAGGCGGGGGGCGAATGATGACACTACGACCAAGGTGGACGCGGCTCAGGGAACCTCTTATGCCACAGCCATAACAGCGGGTGTCGCTGCATTATGGATATCTCATTTCGGTCGTGATGCGATACGCCAGGAGGCGGCAAGACGACAGGTAACGGTAAATGAACTGTTTCGTGCGGCTATACGTGAAACGGCTCGGCCACCAAAAAATGGTACCTTGGATCCGAAAAAGTACGGAGCAGGTATTGTCGATGCCAAGTCTCTGCTTGAAGTGCAATTAAATGACATACCTAATGTTTCGTCTACTCTTGAGGCGGTACCCACAGAGGCGGCAGATGCCACTCTTGATGACAAGGTCAATGCGATCTTCAGTGCGGCTGTCGAACGGGGACAAATTGATTTTGACTGGTCTCGCTATGGCGCAGAATCACTATTTCTCGCCATTGATAGCTGGAGGCGCTCGGATCCACAAAAGTCCATGATATTGGAAAGCCCGGCAAAACCTTCTCCGTCTCCAGGACTGAAATTGCAGATGCCAGCTATACTTAAATCAGTGCTGGGAGAGGTTGAAGAGAGTCCCTTGATTCGGCCCCCGGTGGTTGGCAGGAAGAGCACCTTAAATTATGTAAAGGCATTGGGGGCTCGCAGTCCATTTGGCGTGGAATCGAGTAGCGCCATCTCTGTCGAGGATGCCGTAAGGAATATACGCCGAAATAATGGTCGGGAAATTATAGATAAGTTTAAGGCCGCGCTTGACAAGGCTGATAGTAGGGGGGGAGGTCTAGAGGCCTCCAATCAGCGTGGAATAGTAGCAGAACGAGCGGCTGGAGTGTTGCGAAAAGTGGTGGACAACGACATCCAGTCCATGGATATCGACGAACGAGTTACCATGGAGGCCCTGGTCAGGTTGACCGATCGTCCTTCATTGCGGGTCGATGATGGCACCATCGATCCTGAAGATCCCCTATTTGGTGAATGGGGAGGCAGCCTGTTCGGCCTGCCTGATCTTCCGGCTATCACCAGTGCAGTCGGACGAATTGATCTTGATGGTCAACATGTGGGCACAGGTTTTTTCGTCGGTCCGAACAAGATTATGACAAACCGTCATGTACTGGAGGCCATTGCTGATGAAGTTTCCAGCCAAGCTGGGTCCCGTTGGTTTTTCACCCGAGGTATAGCAAGCATTGATTTCTCCGATAAAGCGGATGGTTCGAAACGCTTCCAAATCCGTTCGGTTCTGGCCGTTGGCAGTCAACCCATCCATGATCGTGTAGATTTCAGAAAGCTTGATATGGCCATTCTTGAGGTCGAGACCAAGCCTGAATTCCCAACCGCCTTGGGTCTGTTGACTTCACCAGAGAAACATAGCGAGATCTTCACCCTGGGTTATCCTGCACGTCCTGCGACTAGTACAATGTTCGATCCTAACACTGGCAGTTTCAGTGCTGAGGTCTCTCAACGGCTGAGCCAGATCTATAACCTTGATTATGGACGAAAATATCTCTCCCCTGGGGTTATTTCAATAATCCTTGGTGAGGTTACCGATGACCCGAATGAATGGGCCTTTGCCCATGATGCGACGACACTCGCCGGAAACTCTGGTTCATGTGTTATCCAGATGGGCGCACCTATCGCAGTGACTGGCTTACATTTCGCCGGAACTACACTGACGGCCAATTACGCTCACAGTCCTGCGGCGATCAAAGAACGGCCCGATTCGATACTCGCGGATATTTCGCTTAACTGGGTGTGA
- a CDS encoding AAA family ATPase, which yields MRRIYQKTLFELLEFFPCVAVVGVRQCGKTTLMQQLPAEWQLFDLEKASDFEVISRDPDLFLRLHPNWVAIDEAQLLPELFASLRVAIDADRGRAGRFVITGSSSPDLIGSISESLAGRVAVLEMAPFTFGETQQRLIPRLAALISECAPLEAFQNLN from the coding sequence ATGAGACGGATATATCAAAAAACACTTTTCGAATTATTGGAGTTTTTCCCCTGCGTGGCCGTCGTCGGGGTGCGCCAATGCGGAAAAACAACCCTGATGCAGCAACTTCCTGCGGAATGGCAGCTCTTTGATCTGGAAAAAGCCAGCGATTTTGAGGTAATATCAAGAGACCCTGATCTTTTTCTGCGCCTTCACCCGAATTGGGTTGCCATTGATGAAGCGCAACTGCTTCCTGAACTTTTTGCAAGTCTCCGGGTGGCCATTGACGCTGACCGGGGGAGAGCCGGCAGATTTGTCATCACAGGTTCCAGCTCACCGGATCTTATCGGTTCCATCTCTGAAAGTCTCGCAGGGCGTGTGGCTGTGCTGGAAATGGCCCCCTTTACCTTCGGTGAAACGCAGCAAAGACTCATACCGAGACTGGCAGCCCTCATCAGCGAATGCGCCCCCCTGGAGGCTTTCCAGAACCTAAATTGA